From the Macaca nemestrina isolate mMacNem1 chromosome 7, mMacNem.hap1, whole genome shotgun sequence genome, one window contains:
- the LOC139364262 gene encoding disintegrin and metalloproteinase domain-containing protein 20-like, which yields MGPAWVQDPLTGALWLPVLWALLSQVYCFHDPPGWRFTSSEIVIPRKVPQRRRGVEMPDQLSYSMRFRGRRHVIHMKLKKNMMPRHLPVFTDNDQGAMQENYPFVPRDCYYDCYLEGVPGSVATLDTCHGGLRGMLQVDDLTYEIKPLEASSKFEHVVSLLVSEERPGEASRCKTEEEERDQESEKCLQYRTLLP from the coding sequence ATGGGACCTGCCTGGGTCCAGGACCCCTTGACAGGTGCTCTCTGGCTGCCTGTCCTCTGGGCACTCTTGTCCCAGGTCTATTGTTTTCATGACCCACCAGGATGGCGCTTTACTTCCTCAGAAATTGTGATCCCCAGGAAAGTGCCCCAAAGGAGGCGTGGAGTTGAGATGCCAGACCAACTCTCTTACAGCATGCGTTTCCGGGGCCGAAGGCACGTGATTCACATGAAGCTCAAGAAGAACATGATGCCCAGACATTTACCTGTTTTTACTGATAATGACCAGGGGGCCATGCAGGAGAACTACCCTTTTGTCCCGCGAGACTGTTACTATGACTGCTACCTGGAAGGGGTTCCTGGGTCTGTGGCCACATTGGACACCTGCCATGGAGGGCTGCGTGGCATGctgcaggtggatgacttgactTATGAAATCAAACCCCTGGAGGCTTCTTCCAAATTTGAGCATGTAGTATCCCTGCTTGTGTCAGAAGAAAGACCGGGAGAGGCTAGTAGATGTAAGactgaagaggaagagagagatcaAGAATCTGAAAAG